In one Solanum dulcamara chromosome 1, daSolDulc1.2, whole genome shotgun sequence genomic region, the following are encoded:
- the LOC129886410 gene encoding beta-D-glucosyl crocetin beta-1,6-glucosyltransferase-like: MTPNFTNKNKVLPILSLGRNILIMGTQVTEHGSSTLRVLMFPFLAYGHISPFLNVAKKLADRGSLIYLCSSPINLKSINKKIPEKYSDSIQLVELHLPELPELPPHYHTTNGLPPHLNPTLHKALKMSKPNFSKILQNLKPDLVIYDILQQWAEHVANEQNIPAVKLLTFGAAVFSYFFNILKKPGVEFPFPAIYLRKIEQVKLGEMFEKSAKEQEPDDGDSLADGNIQIALMCTSRTIEAKYIDFLSELSNWKVVPVGPPVQDPITNDADDMELMDWLGTKDEHSTVFVSFGSEYFLSKEDMEEIAFGLELSNVNFIWVARFPKGEEQTLEDALPKGFLERIGERGRVLDKFAPQPRILNHPSTGGFISHCGWNSVMESIDFGVPIIAMPMHLDQPMNARLIVELGVAVEIVRDDDGKIHREEIAETLKGVITEKTGEHLRGKMRDISKNLKSVRGEEVDAAAEELIQLCKNSTKSK; the protein is encoded by the coding sequence ATGACACCAAACTTCACAAACAAGAACAAAGTATTACCAATATTGTCTTTGGGAAGAAATATTTTGATCATGGGAACACAAGTAACAGAGCATGGCAGTAGTACTTTAAGGGTACTGATGTTCCCATTTTTGGCTTATGGACACATCTCTCCATTTCTAAACGTAGCCAAGAAACTCGCGGACAGAGGATCCTTGATTTACCTTTGTTCTTCGCCAATCAATCTCAAATCCATCAACAAGAAAATCCCCGAAAAATACTCTGATTCAATTCAGCTTGTCGAACTTCACTTACCAGAATTACCCGAACTTCCTCCTCATTACCATACGACCAATGGTCTCCCGCCCCATCTCAATCCCACCCTTCATAAGGCCCTGAAAATGTCAAAACCCAACTTCTCAAAAATCTTGCAAAATCTGAAACCAGATTTGGTGATTTATGACATATTGCAGCAATGGGCTGAACACGTCGCGAATGAACAGAACATTCCTGCAGTCAAGCTCTTAACTTTTGGTGCAGCCgtgttttcatattttttcaacATATTAAAGAAACCAGGAGTTGAATTCCCTTTCCCCGCTATTTATCTCAGGAAAATTGAGCAAGTAAAATTGGGTGAAATGTTCGAAAAATCTGCTAAAGAGCAAGAACCTGATGATGGGGATAGTCTAGCTGATGGAAATATACAAATCGCACTGATGTGTACCTCTAGAACTATAGAGGCCAAATACATAGATTTTCTCTCTGAATTAAGCAATTGGAAAGTTGTTCCAGTTGGTCCACCAGTCCAAGATCCAATCACTAATGACGCGGACGACATGGAGCTCATGGATTGGTTAGGAACAAAAGATGAGCATTCAACTGTTTTTGTCTCCTTTGGAAGTGAGTATTTCTTGTCAAAAGAAGATATGGAGGAAATAGCTTTTGGGTTGGAGCTAAGTAATGTTAATTTCATATGGGTTGCGAGATTTCCAAAAGGGGAAGAGCAAACTCTTGAAGATGCTTTACcaaaaggttttcttgaaagaaTTGGAGAAAGGGGAAGAGTTTTAGACAAATTTGCACCACAACCAAGAATTCTAAATCATCCAAGTACAGGAGGATTTATAAGTCATTGTGGTTGGAATTCAGTAATGGAAAGTATAGATTTCGGGGTTCCTATAATTGCCATGCCTATGCATCTTGATCAACCAATGAATGCTAGGTTGATCGTAGAATTGGGAGTTGCAGTGGAGATTGTTAGAGATGATGATGGCAAAATTCACAGGGAAGAAATCGCGGAAACTCTCAAAGGTGTCATAACAGAGAAAACAGGGGAACATTTAAGGGGCAAAATGAGAGATATTAGCAAGAATTTGAAATCTGTAAGAGGTGAAGAGGTTGATGCTGCTGCTGAAGAGCTAATCCAATTATGTAAGAATAGTACCAAGTCAAAATAG